agatgtcggcaagttatgggtcgttctctgtctcggagtaatactccgacaatgtcccatcatgtcctctaatctaccgtccagggcgacattaagtctttgtgcgacatgggcgaaatcctccttcttaaggcggtaaatccacttctttcccattctgtttattttgctttcaccgctgggacaatcacgttttggtcgccagatgtaacgaactgatttatttgctttctgctcgctacggtagttgtgcggctagctcagtagattatgtgtgttcgtcccaccaaatttatataaacgtgaattcacgggttcgtaatgggtttattgcgggtataactgcagtcggctttataatttgcttgtcttgctgtctccgacggtgtgggttgtctcgatgttcgctcgcctcgttgacaagGTGTTCCCGTTTTGTCGCTCCTTGAGGATtcttgaccgctgcttgctcctgacgcgtttggctcggtgactgctcggccacgattcagactcgttatggggtcagccgtgcgggctgagggaagcgtcaccgttctcagactagggtgaacagtgacgagttctccaggatcactcctctcgacacacgaccaCCTGTCCCTTGCTGCCATGGGGTGCCACGGGGTGCCACGGGGGTTTCCGTTCAGATCGTGCGGatagtcaaggcggaacgcatcgctcttcacttcgcttctacgccttgtatatacgaacgttccaccctagcctcaccctttcgcgtactgtccatgcagttcctgcgggctcgattctccttgcgtggctgttgcggtgtggtgtcctgcttgctggtggcggcgaactgcgaactgctcctgactgggtggctatgcgtagcgtgacttctgtgttgggttcgtaggcatacgccgatccgggacttctctcccttctggctcgttactctcggggttctgtcgcgtcgctccgggacttctctcacttctggctcgttactctcggggttcggtcgcgccgctccgggacttctctcccttctggctggaCTTTTTGGGTACTAACAAAAGTGGGCTATTATAAGGTGATACAGAGTGTTCCACAATTTTATCATTGATCAGTTTTTGgacttgttttttaatttcgtcTAGTTGACTATGaggatttttataattttgtatatatacgGGTTCATTATCAGTTAATctcagcttttgtttataaaaattattggtagTGATCGATTCGGTTTCTAGTCCGAATACATCACTATGCTGGGTGCATACTGCTGTAAGTTGTTCACTGAATTGAATTGCGGAAAGTTTTTGCAAGTTggtataatacaattttttgtctgGTTTCTAAATCCGTTTtaacaatataataaataaattatataataaataaactactTGATCTGTGTTGTTGTGGCATTTAGAAATCTTATATATGCATATTGGACTGTTGCAATGGTATTTGCGATATAGataccatgctgaatttctCGATTCtgaattaatacactgtcttcttctgaatttatttccatttttcggacgacttgggatcttgctgccAGAATTAGGGAGTTGTTACCAGAACTGTATGCCATTGGAACATAAATCGAATATTTGAGGTTATTTGGTCTCTTTATAAGCCAGTCTTCAGAcggcttgaagtctaattgacagttgtatcttttgataaaatcgattcctagAATTCCATCACATGGAAAAGCGAATTGCATATTTACGATATGGAAATCATGTGGaagtttgaatttcaatagTAGTTAAGCCTTTTTATTTGGTAACTTTCTGACATATACCCTGTATGTTTATAATGTGATTatcttgaatttttttaaagttatcgcAATTTTCCTTCAATATGGATAATTCTGCAGCTGTGTATAGTAGAAGAACTAATTCTTTTCCTGTATGCATGTATATTGGCTGATATTTAGAGCGTGAATTTTAATGTTGCTTACTGTCGTGTATTTAAAGGTGTTTGGGAGTTTCCCGAATTTGTTTGTGCTACCCTAACGTTgttattgtggttgttgttgttaccaCCATTACCGTTGTTGTTTTCCCCACGGCTGTATCCGCCGCGGTTGTTTCCCCCACGTTTGTTGTTTCcgtaataattgttattttggttattgtaatttttttttagccaTTCTTTTGATTATATCCGTTATTCTGAGAATATCTGGTATTGGTATAATTACCTCGATTATTTCCTCCTTCGCGATAagtgtttttataattattaccgCGATAATTATTTCCACGTTGGGTGCTAGATTGTATGTACTTGGCGACGGTTTCGTTCATAGTTGCAAAATTGCATGCTTCCAATATTGTTTTGATGCGGCCATGCTCACAATTTTTGACCATTGTGGTGATGGCTTCcttggttttgaatttgtcAGCGTGTTCGGCCGATAGGCCTTCATCAATATACGAATCTTCTAGGAGCTCTCGTTTAACTACGTCGAATGTTTCTCCGACTATAGTATCTTgcagttatttatttatagctcCTATTGTTGTTTCGTTTTGGACTCTGTATAATGTCGATccaattattttggatttgATGACTTCTACAGCCAAAACCCCGAATGTAAGGTTAACCATCTTTAAAGCTCTTTCGAATCTCTGAAGGTGTATCCTTTGCACGTTTAACCCCGGGATGGCATttgatatttctttaatgtatGACCTTTGGGCAATTATCTCTTCAGTCATTTtggttggttttatttctacAATGCTATTGTTAGAATCCGGTCGGTCAACTCCTTGTCTGATAAATCAGATTGAATGAGGACTGCCGGAATAGTGAGGTAGTTTATATCTTTTTCCTATATATAGGGATCTGTAGAGATAGGGTCGTCAGCCTCAGCTTGTACTGGTGGATCTGATGACTCTGACTGTTCTCTAGCTTTTATCTTCAACGGTGTGTTTAGGATATTTGGTACTGAAATTCGTCAGTCGTACCTTTGATTTATAGCTATTAGGTTATCCCGTAATTTgtttaagtattttgatacCTGAGACCTTGCTTAGCCTGTCTCTCTGATCGTGTATTAGGATAGGCGCTGTATTAAAGCGGTTTACTAATATAATATGGAGCttttcaactcctcacattccccccttacttcgggaaagatttaagaaaatcagcgctcccactctccggcgttcccttgtatatccttgcCCTTGAGTCATGGTGCATATCGGTACGAttccctcggcgctccctcgttgctccctcgacgttccctcgacgcttttaacCTTGCTACGTTTCCAcactcccgcgccgatcctccatctgttcccactgggcaccgatactaatcggctatcaaTACCCAGAGgacctgctcacgatatcgatatcgcaggtgcggcgttgccacttgctcgccgcgatgttcatcaccgatatttccatattGCTTGATCCCATCGATCGCTCTATCGTCCAATGCCAATCGATCGCCTATcaaggcgcccccttccctgttgcacctgtcggccggagtttagtttttttgtacCCCTCatcccggcgtttccacttgtccttgccactacgtaagtactctgatctcacacccgactccttgtatgtgcttaTCAGCTTATATtatcttggcaggttgcctttgttgaccatgagtgccctttcagactcctgaagctgtgtttcttggtttggaccccgatccggccggcGATCCCGTCTTCTCATCTGGGCATTAAGCCCTTccccgggatgcttggcctctttcggtacagctctcttagttgttccgacttcccccttccttcggcagactgctgctgccagtcctaatcaaatccttggagaccttggttcgttcctttccacttttatccttgacgtgttccttgtacttttgggtatccttggagctatccttggacccttttcctcgtgtcctttgggtatccttggagctatccttggacccttttcctcgtgtcctttgagaCTTTACTGTTGgcttttgtctaccgtatctgcttgtagctgctcgcttgtgttctgtgtttgttgttgtttcaactcgctcacgtggatggtcctctctttctttgtgttcacgtgccgtattttgcagattactggtgacgcaaaatccgtgacctggtaagatccgtcgtatcttggggccaactttgctgcgaacccctcggccacCTTTGACAAATAATGTACCTTGGCGCACACGACGTCCTCCAACGCTGGTATCCATGGTCTCCTCGTTAGGTTGTAacgcctagcctgatcctccAGATTCCACCTTACAATCTCAAAGACTTCCCCGAGTTGGCCTTCGACCCTGgagtctcagtgggtcgccctgttcccaaggtctctctgtcggtAGTCTCGGTtttctgccttgagtaataaacgccggcGTGTACCCTGTGgatatcagcaccagcagcatttggttgccatgttttgaacgcggcaggggtccgacgatgTCTGCCcatactgtagcccacggttcctctggcacctgcgctagcattttcccagctgcctgcatctgattcggcttgaatctgatacacgtctcgcaccctcttacgtgggctcgagcgtctcggtgtatgcctggccagtagtaccgggctgccaggcgtgctattgtccttctgcttcctacatggccaactgtcggtgagtcgtggttctctttcagcaccgcttctcgtagagctttcgAGACGCACATCttgtcgcgacatcctcactgcctgctctgtgcggaatgttcctgtacaaggtgtctccctccattacgtcGATTGATGTttctgtgtccacacccacttgttgcctttgcgcagcagatcgttgagaggtttgactatttttgcgaagtcaggtacaaatcgccgataccatgatgctactcccaggtactgtcggagttCTCTAACTGTTggcggcggctctaattcggcgatggctgctaccttttccggatccgtgcctatcccgtcgctagtcattctatgacccaaataaagCAGCTCcatcttgaaaaactggcatttttccgggttcaatCTCAGAatagcgtctttcagccgccggaatacctctatcaagtttgccttgtgctcttatAGTGTgtgtccgatcactatgatatcgtcctggtacgcaaatgcgtgcggcgacatctcgggaccaatcacccggtccaacacccgctgaaaggtcgcagatgccgaatggagtccaaacgacattactctccactggaataagccctttcccggcactataaacgcagtgtactgcctgctgctttctttcagcgggttTTGCCAcattcgcattgatctccccttgaactttcgggttcttggcGTAGTATCGCtactttattggtttgtcgccATGTTCGTCGTTCCTGTCAAGGTTGTGAAATTGgatagctctgcctccaggaacttcgctgtatCGTCATattcgagccacccattgtgtcggttcctggccggtattatcacctcgtgtccagcacaCCTTACCTCGGTTCCGACCTaagttagaaagttccatcctaacaccgATGAATCCACTAACCCTAGTAGTATCTGCAAGCTCATGGtcagtcgcttgttcccgaatgcgggACACCTcaagctgttcatcgatccggccgcaccttccgtctgataacctaacttgccgccgtgtccttgTAATCCTCCCGatggcagccaggttgtcccccaattccttgcttataaagcttcCTGTTGCATGGgcatctgcaatgtgtgtcgttccccgcgaTCTCTGTGTTGTgattggcggtctccacaccgtgttcgctggttgcttctgttgctgctgtggtggcgtccattggcctcctagtggtgctcctggtgcctgctgtcgtgggactcgttgcgccggtgaaaattggtcatttctccgtgtctcctggctatctgtctccccGCAtattctgcacgtgacctgcgttggtggtgacgactttgcctttcagaacttgtttttttgtgcaaacgcttcccgctcctttttcAGTTCTTCgcattcatcggctaatagcatcaacgtgtccaggtccggcactttgtacgcccttagaaAGATCCTTAGgattggggtgcagttttcctttatgatctttaagaaGTCTCTCgtagaatagtttagtggcctcgacatcgtctgcatgtcgatcatgtagtctttaaatgcctcactgaaaccctgctttcgttgcctgacctgatgcGACAGCCctgtgaagaaatctctcggcagaaagtaaagatagaaactctcaatgaactccgcCTAGGTTTTCCactgtttattgttggcgataaaccacttctacgcccttcctttcagcaactccggcattgctcgggggatcatgtctaggtctaagctgttccaggaactcgaacggtttctccgccccgccgaacctgaatgaccactcgcggacttatttagcgacccttgcataatccgactggctgggtctagaggtcagcactgttgtcttcctgtcctggcttgactctctcctgtgggcctccatttgcaagttgtcgacgctgaagcttgctactaggttatcctcttcagcgttagtttgcgtgatactcgggcgggttctgtcgtaatacatggtcgttctctgtctcggagtaatactccgacaatgtcccatcatgtcctctaatctaccgtccagggcgacattaagtctttgtgcgacatgggcgaagtcctccatcttaaggcggtaaatccacttctttcccattctgtttattttgctttcaccgctgggacaatcacgttttgggcgccagatgtaacgaactgatttatttgctttctgctcgctacggtatttgtgcggctagctcagtagattgtgtgtgttcgtcccaccaaatttatataaacgtgaccgcccagtagttcagtgggaaagcacagaattcacgggttcgtagtgggtttattgcgggtataactgcagtcggctttataatttgcttgtcttgctgtctccgacggtgtgggttgtctcgatgttcgctcgcctcgttgacacggtgttcccgttttgtcgctccttgaagatccttggccgctgcttgctcctgacgcgtttggctcggtgactgctcggacacgattcagactcgctatggggtcagccgtgcgggctgagggaagcgtcaccgttctcagactagggtgaacagtgacgagttctccaggatcactcctctcgacacacgaccaCCTGTCCCTTGCTGCCATGGGGTGCCACGGGGTGCCACGGTGGTTTCCGTTCAGATCGTGCGGatagtcaaggcggaacgcatcgctcttcacttcgcttctacgccttgtataaacgaacgttccaccctagcctcaccctttcgcgtactgtccgtgcagttcctgcgggctcgattctccttgcgtggctgttgcggtgtggtgtcctgcttgctggtggcggcgttttgcgaactgctcctgactgggtggctatgcgtagcgtgacttctgtgttgggttcgtaggcatacgccgatccgggacttctctcccttctggctcgttactctcggggttctgtcgcgtcgctccgggacttctctcacttctggctcgttactctcggggttcggtcacgccgctccgggacttctctcccttctggctggaCTTTTTGGGTACTAACAAAAGTGGGCTATTATAAGGTGATACAGAGGGTTCCACGATTTTATCATTGATGAGTTTTTGGACTTTtggatttttataattttgtatatatacgGGTTCATTATCAGTTAATctcagcttttgtttattttattggtaGTGATCGATTCGGTTTCTAGTCCTAATACATCACTATACTGGGTGCATACTGCTGTAAGGTGTTCATTGAATTGAATTGCGGAAAGTTTTTGCAAGTTggtataatacaattttttgtctgGTTCCCAAATCCGTTTtaacaatataataaataaactactTGATCTGTGTTGTTGTGGCATTTAGAAATCTTATATATGCATATTGGACTGTTGCAATGGTATTTGCGATATAGataccatgctgaatttctCGATTCtgaattaatacactgtcttcttctgaatttatttccatttttcggacgacttgggatcttgctgccAGAATTAGGGAGTTGTTACCAGAACTGTATGCCATTGGAACATAAATCGAATATTTGAGGTTATTTGGTCTCTTTATAAGCCAGTCTTCAGAcggcttgaagtctaattgacagttgtatcttttgataaaatcgattcctagAATTCCATCACATGGAAAAGCGAATTGCATATTTACGATATGGAAATCATGTGGaagtttgaatttcaatagTAGTTAAGCCTTTTTATTTGGTAACTTTCTGACATATACCCTGTATGTTTATAATGTGATTatcttgaatttttttaaagttatcgcAATTTTCCTTCAATATGGATAATTCTGCAGCTGTGTATAGTAGAAGAACTAATTCTTTTCCTGTATGCATGTATATTGGCTGATATTTAGAGCGTGAATTTTAATGTTGCTTACTGTCGTGTATTTAAAGGTGTTTGGGAGTTTCCCGAATTTGTTTGTGCTACCCTAACGTTgttattgtggttgttgttgttaccaCCATTACCGTTGTTGTTTTCCCCACGGCTGTATCCGCCGCGGTTGTTTCCCCCACGTTTGTTGTTTCcgtaataattgttattttggttattgtaatttttttttagccaTTCTTTTGATTATATCCGTTATTCTGAGAATATCTGGTATTGGTATAATTACCTCGATTATTTCCTCCTTCGCGATAagtgtttttataattattaccgCGATAATTATTTCCACGTTGGGTGCTAGATTGTATGTACTTGGCGACGGCTTTGTTCATAGTTGCAAAATTGCATGCTTCCAATATTGTTTTGATGCGGCCATGCTCACAATTTTTGACCATTGTGGTGATGGCTTCcttggttttgaatttgtcAGCGTGTTCGGCCGATAGGCCTTCATCAATATACGAATCTTCTAGGAGCTCTCGTTTAACTACGTCGAATGTTTCTCAGACTATAGTATCTTgcagttatttatttatagcttCTATTGTTGTTTCGTTTTGGACTTTGTATAATGTCGATCCAATTATTTGGGATTTGATGACTTCTACAGCCAAAACCTCGAATGTAAGGTTAACCAACTCCAAAGCTAATGCTTTAGTGTATAACCTTTGGGCAATTATCTCCTCAGTCATTGtggttggttttatttctacAATGCTATTGTTAGAATCCGCGTCGGTCAACTCCTTGTCTGATAAATCAGATTGAATGAGGACTGCCGGAATAATGAGGTAGTGTATATCTTTTTCCTATATATAGGGATCTGTAGAGATAGGGTCGTCAGCCTCAGCTTGTACTGGTGGATCAGATGACTCTGACTGTTCTCTAGCTTTTATCTTCAACGGTGTGTTTAGGATATTTGGTACTGAAAGTCGTCAGACGTACCTTTCATTTATAGCTATTAGGTTATCCCGTAATTTgtttaagtattttgatacCTGAGACCTTGCTTAGCCTGTCTCTCTGATCGTGTATTAGGATAGGCGCTATATTAAAGCGGTTTACTAATATAATATGGAGCTTTTCAACTCCTCACactccccccttacttcgggaaagatttaagaaaatcagcgctcccactctccggcgttcccttgtatatccttgcCCTTGAGTCATGGTGCATCTCGGTACGAttccctcggcgctccctcgttgctccctcgacgttccctcgacgcttttaacCTTGCTACGTTTCCACACTACGtttcaaatctcccgcgccgatcctccatctgttcccactgggcaccgatactaatcggctatcaatacccagagggcctgctcacgatatcgatattgcaggtgcggcgttgccacttgctcgccgcgatgttcatcaccgatatttccatattGCTTGTCCCCATCGATCGCTCTATCGTCCAATGCCAATCGATCGCCTATcaaggcgcccccttccctgttgcacctgtcggccggagtttagtttttttgtacCCCTCatcccggcgtttccacttgtccttgccactacgtaagtactcgtgtcctttgggtatccttggagctatccttggacccttttcctcgtgtcctttgggtatccttggagctatccttggacccttttcctcgtgtcctttgagaCTTTACTGTTGgcttttgtctaccgtatctgcttgtagctgctcgcttgtgtactgtgtttgttgttgtttcaactcgctcacgtggatggtcctctctttcattgtgttcacgtgccgtattttgcagattactggtgacccaaaatccgtgacctggtaagatccgtcgtatcttggggacaactttgctgcgaagcCCTCGGCCacctttgacaaatgatgtaccttggcccacacgacgtcccccaccgctggtgtccattgtctcctccttaggttgtaacgcctagcctgatcctccagattccgccttacaatctcaaagatttccccgagttggTTGGCCTTCGACCCTGgagtctcagtgggtcgccctgttcccaaggtctctctgtcggtAGTCTCGGTtttctgccttgagtaataaacgccggcGTGTACCCTGTGgatatcagcaccagcagcatgtGGTTGCcatgttttgaacgcggcaggggtccgacgatgTCTGCCcatactgtagcccacggttcctctggcacctgcgttagcattttcccagctgcctgcatctgattcggcttgaatctgatacatgtctcgcaccctcttacgtgggctcgagcatCTCGGTGTATGCCTGGCCAGTACGACCGGGCTGCCAGatgtgctattgtccttctgcttcctacatggccagctgtcggtgattcgtggttctctttcagcaccgcttctcgtagagctttcgAGACGCATATCTTCCatgtcgcgacatcctcactgcctgctctgtgcggaatgttcctgtacaaggtgtctccctccattacgtcgattgatgttcctgtgtccacacccacttgttgcctttgcgcagcagatcgttgagaggtttgactatttttgcgaagtcaggtacaaatcgccgataccatgatgctactcccaggtactgtcggagttCTCTAACTGTTggcggcggctctaattcggcgatggctgctaccttttccggatccgtgcctatcccgtcgctagtcactctatgacccaaataaagCAGCTCaatcttgaaaaactggcatttttccgggttcaatCTCAGAatagcgtctttcagccgccggaatacctctatcaagtttgccttgtgctcttatAGTGTgtgtccgatcactatgatatcgtcctggtaagcaaatgcgtgcggcgacatctcgggaccaatcacccggtccaacacccgctgaaaggtcgcagatgccgaatggagtccaaacgacattactctccactggaataagccctttcccggcactatAAACGCAGTTTACTGCCTGCtactttctttcagcgggttTTGCCAcattcgcattgatctccccttgaactttcgggttcttggcGTAGTATCGCtactttattggtttgtcgccATGTTCGTCGTTCCTGTCAAGGTTGTGAAATTGgatagctctgcctccaggaacttcgctgtatCGTCATattcgagccacccattgtgtcggttcctggccggtattatcacctcgtgtccagcacaCCTTACCTCGGTTCCGACCTAAGTTAGAAAGTTCTATCCTAACACCGATGAATCCACTAACCCTAGTAGTATCTGCAAGCTCATGGtcagtcgcttgttcccgaatgcgggACACCTcaagctgttcatcgatccggccgcaccttccgtctgataacctaacttgccgccgtgtccttgTAATCCTCCCGatggcagccaggttgtcccccaattccttgcttataaagctccctgttgccccggtgtcgatcgtggccttgtacgtgccttccccaatcgtcaccgctgcggacaactgctgcttctcctcgattagctcgcccgttagtttggagaggtagcatcttgcgacccccacttacctctctgcggctgaggtcgctaggcatttcccgcctgctggcagcactcgacgctcctgacacctactctcccgcacacccacaagaacaacaggcgttggagtcgacatcctcgtgcctaGGCTTCATGGgcatctgcaatgtgtgtcgttccccgcgaCCTCTGTGTTGTgattggcggtctccacaccgtgttcgctggttgcttctgttgctgctgtggtggcgtccatagGCCTCCTAgtggtgctcctggtgcctgc
The sequence above is a segment of the Drosophila biarmipes strain raj3 unplaced genomic scaffold, RU_DBia_V1.1 ptg000008l, whole genome shotgun sequence genome. Coding sequences within it:
- the LOC127011764 gene encoding uncharacterized protein LOC127011764, encoding MDTSGGGRRVGQGTSFVKGGRGVRSKVGPKIRRILPGHGFCVTSNLQNTAREHKEREDHPRERVETTTNTEHKRAATSRYGRQKPTVKSQRTRGKGSKDSSKDTQRTRGKGSKDSSKDTQKYKEHVKDKSGKERTKVSKDLIRTGSSSLPKEGGSRNN
- the LOC127011765 gene encoding uncharacterized protein LOC127011765 — its product is MELLYLGHRVTSDGIGTDPEKVAAIAELEPPPTVRELRQYLGVASWYRRFVPDFAKIVKPLNDLLRKGNKWVWTQEHQST